CTGAACTAACAGGTTTGTAAgcgaaaataattttgaagtaaGAGTAAACGAGACATAAatgaaatgcaaagaaaattgtaagaaaacgTCACTTGTTcagaaatctgtttatttacCGCAACAGGTCCCCCGGAACTGGTTCCTATTAGCGGGGGTGTGGGGCTCAGGCAAGCAAGGGCGATGATGTATGCTGAGCATCCGAGGCCACAAGTCGTCATGAGCGAGATGATCCAGGGCGAGGTGATGGACAGGAAGACTGAGATGATGCACGCAACTGGGTTGGCGATGTTAGACAACGTGACAACAAGATTGTACGTGTCTATCCCGTACGGCAGGCTGGAATACACCTGCAAGTTACGTCAACGGGAGacaagcagattttttttttttgtttttgtacagtATCATGGAGAGGTtgataaaaggacaaaagaaagtaagcaaaaaaatgatgaaaagtaaagaacgataaaaaaatgatgaaaagttaagaacgataaaaaaaatgatagctTTTGACACTATTTCGTTTTTACTCACCTggatagaaagaaggaaggcTGTGATGAGGAAGTTGATGATCACAATCTGAAGCAACAGCAGGAAGAGGACAAACTTGGAGGTCTTCTGGTGTTGAACTTCTGCACTGTCGTCACTGACAATTTTGTTCTCGACATGATTTGGTAATTTTTCCCTTGCCTGAGAAGCCGGAAAGTCCTTGTTATTGACACCAACCTCGTCCTCCAAGCTGACTGTCATCTCATAAGAGTAGGACGTTTTTCTAAAGGACACATCCTTGACCTCGTCCTCAAGATCGATGCTGTCTCTGAGGTTGTCGCTGTCCTCGAGGTTGTACATGGATACGGCCACAAGCTGGTCCTTGCAGTAGCCCCAGAAGTTGAGCAAGGAGAAGGCCACCATGGACAGAAAGATCATTCCACacagaaggaggaagaagagctGCACCGAGAACCTGGGTGGAAGGTACGTAGGGTAGACGTAGTAGTCCGTCACGTTGACGACGTTGCCGCTGACGTTCCTCTCGCTGGTGCTGCTAGCGTTGACGCACTTGATCTCCCCCGCCCCTTGTCCCAGAGCCATGAGGGCGGGCAGCAGGCCGCTCAGACCCTCGCCGACGAAGAAGCTGGACAGGTAGACCGGCTTGAGGGATGCCATGAAGGCAACATAAGCCACGGATGAGGTGCAGTCCACGAACGAGAGGAAGAAGCTCAGGGCCAGTAGGGCGAAGCTTCTGTCCGCACCGTCCACGAAAATCGTCTCCTCCCAGAAGAAAGCTAGCAGAAGGGTGGACGCCACCCCGACTATCATGATGATGTAAGAAGTGATTTTATCCAGGGTAAGTTTCTTGACATGCGTTCTCTTTAAGCAGAGGGAGATCAACACAAAAATGATAGGTCCGATGTTGGCAATCTGATGATAAGAAAGATTTATTGATTAACGCTGTCCTGACCAATGGAAGTGTCAATTTTAACGGGGCCAAAGCTGACCCACAGGGGCATTTGTAGTTGAACTGAAAAGCTTCTACTCA
The Pomacea canaliculata isolate SZHN2017 linkage group LG2, ASM307304v1, whole genome shotgun sequence genome window above contains:
- the LOC112557482 gene encoding solute carrier family 52, riboflavin transporter, member 3-B-like; the protein is MLQKVLMDSKVLVHLLVCIFAISSWVDINGMWVELPILVTHLPEKWTLPSYITIISQIANIGPIIFVLISLCLKRTHVKKLTLDKITSYIIMIVGVASTLLLAFFWEETIFVDGADRSFALLALSFFLSFVDCTSSVAYVAFMASLKPVYLSSFFVGEGLSGLLPALMALGQGAGEIKCVNASSTSERNVSGNVVNVTDYYVYPTYLPPRFSVQLFFLLLCGMIFLSMVAFSLLNFWGYCKDQLVAVSMYNLEDSDNLRDSIDLEDEVKDVSFRKTSYSYEMTVSLEDEVGVNNKDFPASQAREKLPNHVENKIVSDDSAEVQHQKTSKFVLFLLLLQIVIINFLITAFLLSIQVYSSLPYGIDTYNLVVTLSNIANPVACIISVFLSITSPWIISLMTTCGLGCSAYIIALACLSPTPPLIGTSSGGPVAVAVWVGASFFLTYAKISVAGVMRQVGRHALIVYGALTQTGALLGAVTGFVLVNEVKVFKDASWC